Sequence from the Thermodesulfobacteriota bacterium genome:
ATCTCATTATCAAGCCTCAAAGCTACCTGGTCGATTTCATCCAATATCTTCTTTTCCTTTAGGTAGTCCCTTGTCCCCAACATCTTTGTGCCTTTAAACAGCATGTGTTCCAACAGATGGGCTGTCCCGGAAATCCCGGAATACTCATCTGCTGAACCAACTTTAAAGCTCATGAAGAAGGATACTGTAGGAGAATACTGCCGCTTAAGTATGAGAATCTTCATACCGTTTTTCAGGGTATGTTCCTCCACCCGACCTTTAAGACTGAGTGCCCATGTTACAGAGGCGGTCAGCAAGAACACAAACAAGATAAAGAAAACAACTATATACTTTTTGATTCCCTTCATAAAAACCTTTCCCGGTATTCTATTTTCCTCTTTCCATTTCTGACAAAGCCTATCGGCAGGTATCTCCCTACCCTATCAAAACCATCCCTGCCATCATTCCCATGGGGACATCATCCGGATTGCTGTCTTTTGTGATTTTGCTTATCTGCCAGCCTAGCACCTTACTCAGTTTAAAGAAGTTCACTCCTAACCCCGACAGGGATGGCCTTGCCAGGTCAGGAAACCTGCAATAAACGCCCTCATTTAAAGCACAGCATTCATCATATCCGCTACAAAAAATTCGCTTGCAAGAACCTGCGGCAAGCCCTTTTGAGTTTGTATGTCCGTCATTTATTGCAAACTGCTCAATAGTTGCAGCAGTTTCATGAATAATTCTGGCTACATCAAGCCGGTCATCGGTAAGAAGTATCTCTGTGGGGACATCGAGCTTAAAGACCAGGGCAAGCTTATACTGTCCAATATATTCTCTGAACCTATCAGGCTTCATAACATGAGGCGGACAGTTTATTGTCTGTCCATAGCCATCACATCGTGGTTCTTCACACATTTTTGCAAGATGGTCTTCGACAGAAATCGCTTCAACAGATACAATCTTAGCGTCACTGACCCCAAGATTGATGGCATGTTGAATCAGCTTGTCTACAGGATGTCTTTTCTCCATTTAAATAAATCCGCCTTTTTTGCACACGGTGCTCATCCGTGTAATATGCCTTCAATAATATTGCTAAAGACTTTTGCAAGATTTACCCTGGTCTCAGTTTCTTTTTTGTAGATAACCATTTTGCCTTTATCAAATGACGGGCCAAAATATTGTTCACCACGCTTTGAAAATATATGATATAAGCTTAGTAAGGTAGCATGACTGTAGTTGTGATTGTATTCATAAATTCCCTTTAAAGTTTCAATTGATTCTTTAATTATATTTAGTTTTTCAGCGTTCTTCAAAACACAATTCAAAGCTGCATTTGCTGAAAATTTATTTTGTTCTATTTTTTCATAATAAGGTAAGCTTTTGTCTGAACATAAAATAGCCAAACATAATGATTCTAGTGTATAACGCAAGAGGTTGCCAGAAGGTATGATATAACCTGACAGAAATAATTTCATTGATAATGTTAGACTATCTATAGCATTGTAAAGGAATGCTGAAACATATGCTTTCCTTATATCCGTATCGATCTTAGAATCATATTCCTCCCATTTATAAAAAGCATCTGTTAAACCGTCAATAAAAGCCGATACTTCGCCTTTAAAACTATCCATAAATTGACTTCGGGTTTTAATATCATCTTCATGGATTTCTTTTTCAATAATTTCTTTTATATTTATTGTTGACATGCAATATTCCTTTTATACAGATGTAAAAAGTTGGGAAACACCCTTTTCTGTCATTCCCGTGAAAACGGGAATCCAGAAAAGTCAACGAGTTCTGGACTCCCGCTTTCGCGGGAGTGACGGCTATAGGGGCTTTTTACGAGACCGTCAACTTTAAATGACAATTCCTTTTACAGAGATTAACAAATTACATATTTTTTTAATAATACCACAAAAACCCCGTAACTTACAAGTTCAAGTTGACATGTTGCTGGCATTTTATTATTATCTACGCTAAATTAGCCGAATAACACCACTTATAAGACCTTTGAAAAATAGCCAATAGTGTCATTTCGACCCCATTCGCTTTGCTCAGAGCATGCTCTTTCGCCTGTCATTCCGAGCGAAGCGAGGAATCCTGTCTTTTAGTTTTCTGGATTCCTGTGCCTGCCCCGTACTTGATACGGGGTTCGCAAGGGGAATGACTACTGAAACCCTGTAGCAAGCTACAGGGAATTATCAAATTAAAACCATTAAGATTTCTCGTCGCTATTGCTCCTCGAAATGACAAAACTCAAAGGTCACAATACCCCTCCAAAAACAAAGGCAATGCTTTTTATGTGCATTTTATCACTGGAGAATACCTTTGACTAAAAAAATCTATATAGAACAGTACATAAACTTTGATAAGAGTATCGATATAATGGTATATAGAGATGGAAAGCTTATGGATTATTATCATGATTGTCCATACAGAAACATTTATGAAATCCTGAAGAAAATAAAGGAAGAAAATGAAGATGCAGTTTTCGAACATTTTTGCTCAGGAGAGCTATGCACAGGTGGCTGGATAAGGTGGGAAATAAATTAATTATATCATCAATAATCTTGATCTGTCTCTTTGTCAGTACAATTTATAACTTAGCAGATGAGGCATTGAGTGAAACAGAAAGGAAACTCCAAATCCCCCCTTCCGTATTATCAGGCACTGACAGAGATAAAGATAAGATTATAAAGGTCGTTGAGGATTGTACTGTATTCAAGAAAATAGGAGGTGTAAGGTTTGAAACCAACCCATCAATATATAAATATCTCATGGACAGACTCCCTTTAGCAACGAACATCATACGAGGATTGAATATTCGTAACCTCGTCATCACCAAGAACAAAGACCAGTCTTTTCATTTTAAAGATGGAGGAAGTATAATCGGGGACTTCAGATTGATACATAAGGATCCAAGAACCATTGTATTTTATTGTAATGGACAATACAACGGGAAGGTCATTAAGAAACTCATGGGGAAGGCAGTAGTAATTGTGGAATACCAAGAAGACCATAATGGAGAATTCATTGAAAATATCTTCCACATCTATCTGAAGGCAAATAACAGGTTTGTCGAGTTGATAATTAAGGTTTTTAAACCTCTGGTAAGTATTGTTATAGAAAGAAAAGTAT
This genomic interval carries:
- a CDS encoding DUF2284 domain-containing protein, giving the protein MEKRHPVDKLIQHAINLGVSDAKIVSVEAISVEDHLAKMCEEPRCDGYGQTINCPPHVMKPDRFREYIGQYKLALVFKLDVPTEILLTDDRLDVARIIHETAATIEQFAINDGHTNSKGLAAGSCKRIFCSGYDECCALNEGVYCRFPDLARPSLSGLGVNFFKLSKVLGWQISKITKDSNPDDVPMGMMAGMVLIG